The Microbacterium sp. KUDC0406 genome includes a window with the following:
- a CDS encoding DUF3817 domain-containing protein: MFTTPARLFRVLAIAEAITWTLLIGALIARAVGAPPVLVTAAGGIHGFVFLSYGATAVLLAFHQRWHVGVAITAIASAIVPYATIPAEIWLHRTGRLAGQWRMDETEDPRDRTWYDRTMRWFLHRPWVLALLILVLVVAIFAVLLMVGPPQLPGK, from the coding sequence GTGTTCACCACTCCCGCGCGCCTGTTCCGCGTGCTCGCGATCGCCGAGGCGATCACCTGGACCCTGCTGATCGGCGCGCTCATCGCGCGAGCCGTGGGCGCACCGCCGGTGCTCGTGACCGCAGCGGGCGGCATCCATGGATTCGTGTTCCTCTCCTACGGGGCGACCGCCGTGCTGCTGGCGTTCCACCAGCGCTGGCACGTCGGCGTCGCGATCACGGCGATCGCCAGCGCGATCGTGCCCTACGCCACCATCCCCGCCGAGATCTGGCTGCACCGCACCGGACGGCTGGCCGGCCAGTGGCGGATGGACGAGACCGAGGACCCGCGCGACCGCACCTGGTACGACCGCACCATGCGCTGGTTCCTGCATCGCCCGTGGGTGCTCGCGCTGCTGATCCTCGTGCTGGTGGTGGCGATCTTCGCCGTGCTGCTGATGGTGGGGCCCCCGCAGCTGCCCGGCAAGTGA
- a CDS encoding MFS transporter: MTADVPPPTASTGALAAFGATSTARGDETPVPRKRVLSWAMWDWAMQPFNTVILTFVWIALYLTSRMFLEPDVRESGLLADGSYMSCNDSAYIGSAYCQGLTDLSEWWGWANFAAGILILLLAPVLGQQADARGSKKKWVIGATIAIALVQFSLFFVEADPKFFWFGALAVAIAAIVSEIGNVSYYAMLSEVSTPKNVGRISGLGWGLGYVGGVVALIVCIPVLFLIGQDDPLSFKLVAVICAVWTLVFSIPMFRNVPESPAYDTSPKVGFFRSYVVLGHNIANLFRTNRPTFWFMLAAAVYRDGLAGVFAFGAVLAAQGFGFSFLEVIVFGLAANLVAGVSTLLAGRLDDAIGPSAPDRDHAHRARRDGVRGVRAARPGRDRVLGLRSAAVRVRRAGAGRQPQPAHAAHPARPAGRDLRSVRHDRPCGLVPVAPGVVAVPRRVRGDHLRRPRHRPDPADRAGAAAVRALPQGRPGLMRPCGPNRFLSGRFRILMTTPER, from the coding sequence ATGACCGCCGACGTTCCGCCGCCCACCGCCAGCACCGGGGCCCTCGCGGCGTTCGGCGCGACGTCCACTGCGAGGGGTGACGAGACGCCGGTCCCGCGCAAGCGGGTGCTCTCGTGGGCGATGTGGGACTGGGCGATGCAGCCGTTCAACACCGTCATCCTGACGTTCGTCTGGATCGCGCTGTACCTGACGAGCCGGATGTTCCTCGAGCCGGACGTGCGCGAGTCCGGCCTGCTCGCAGACGGCTCGTACATGAGCTGCAACGACTCCGCCTACATCGGCTCCGCGTACTGCCAGGGACTCACGGATCTCTCCGAGTGGTGGGGCTGGGCGAACTTCGCCGCCGGCATCCTGATCCTGCTGCTCGCCCCGGTGCTCGGTCAGCAGGCCGACGCCCGCGGCAGCAAGAAGAAGTGGGTGATCGGCGCGACGATCGCGATCGCGCTGGTGCAGTTCTCGCTGTTCTTCGTCGAGGCCGACCCGAAGTTCTTCTGGTTCGGCGCTCTCGCCGTCGCGATCGCCGCGATCGTCAGCGAGATCGGGAACGTCAGCTATTACGCCATGCTGTCCGAGGTGTCGACACCGAAGAACGTCGGGCGCATCTCGGGTCTCGGCTGGGGCCTGGGGTATGTCGGCGGCGTCGTGGCGCTGATCGTCTGCATCCCGGTGCTCTTCCTGATCGGCCAGGACGACCCGCTCTCGTTCAAGCTCGTCGCCGTGATCTGCGCGGTGTGGACGCTGGTCTTCTCGATCCCGATGTTCCGGAACGTGCCGGAGTCCCCGGCATACGACACCTCGCCGAAGGTGGGCTTCTTCCGCTCCTACGTCGTGCTGGGGCACAACATCGCGAACCTGTTCCGCACCAATCGGCCGACGTTCTGGTTCATGCTCGCCGCCGCGGTCTACCGCGACGGACTGGCCGGAGTCTTCGCCTTCGGCGCGGTGCTGGCGGCGCAGGGCTTCGGCTTCTCGTTCCTCGAGGTGATCGTGTTCGGTCTCGCCGCGAACCTCGTCGCCGGCGTCTCGACACTCCTCGCCGGCCGTCTGGACGACGCGATCGGCCCGTCGGCGCCTGATCGTGATCACGCTCACCGGGCTCGTCGCGATGGCGTTCGTGGTGTTCGCGCTGCGCGACCTGGGCGCGATCGTGTTCTGGGTCTGCGGTCTGCTGCTGTGCGCGTTCGTCGGGCCGGCGCAGGCCGCCAGCCGCAGCCTGCTCACGCGGCTCACCCCGCCCGACCAGCAGGGCGAGATCTTCGGTCTGTACGCCACGACCGGCCGTGTGGCCTCGTTCCTGTCGCCCCTGGCGTGGTCGCTGTTCCTCGCCGGGTTCGGGGCGATCATCTACGGCGTCCTCGGCATCGGCCTGATCCTGCTGATCGGGCTGGTGCTGCTGCTGTTCGTGCGCTTCCCCAAGGACGTCCGGGTCTGATGCGCCCGTGCGGCCCGAACCGGTTCTTGTCAGGACGGTTTCGTATACTCATGACAACCCCCGAGAGATGA
- a CDS encoding nucleotide exchange factor GrpE gives MTDKNFDEVPEDEGSDAAASGPAPQENDATDAEDLTIDDILNAEQTAEAAAEDHALEDAENALLVDLKRLQAEYANYRRRTEEQRHIEIQRAKGEAAKGLLPVLDDLARAEQHGDLTEGSAFAVIAEKLRSVVDRLGVTPYGEAGEEFDPQQHEAIFQQPTPGATTSTILEVVEVGYRLGEVELRPAKVVVAVPAE, from the coding sequence ATGACCGACAAGAACTTCGATGAAGTTCCTGAGGACGAGGGGTCGGATGCTGCGGCATCCGGCCCCGCGCCGCAGGAGAACGACGCGACCGACGCCGAAGACCTGACGATCGACGACATCCTGAACGCCGAGCAGACCGCCGAGGCGGCTGCCGAGGACCACGCCCTCGAGGATGCCGAGAACGCGCTGCTCGTCGACCTCAAGCGCCTGCAGGCGGAGTACGCGAACTACCGTCGCCGCACCGAGGAGCAGCGCCACATCGAGATCCAGCGCGCGAAGGGCGAGGCCGCCAAGGGTCTGCTGCCCGTGCTGGACGACCTGGCGCGCGCCGAGCAGCATGGCGATCTCACCGAGGGCTCGGCCTTCGCGGTGATCGCCGAGAAGCTCCGCTCCGTGGTCGACCGCCTCGGCGTCACGCCGTACGGCGAAGCCGGTGAGGAGTTCGATCCCCAGCAGCACGAGGCGATCTTCCAGCAGCCCACTCCGGGCGCCACCACCTCGACGATCCTCGAGGTCGTCGAGGTCGGCTACCGGCTGGGCGAAGTCGAACTGCGGCCGGCGAAGGTCGTCGTCGCGGTGCCTGCTGAGTAA
- a CDS encoding CDP-glycerol glycerophosphotransferase family protein, translating into MRQWLRRSRLLRAVRFLPYSIPHGFWRLVAPVKANRVLFLSDSHRDFAGNMAYLRDALLTVDSGAEIIGVFKPRLASRRSLRDVLRLPYLIATSPVIVLDDFYPLIYRFRIRRGSRLVQLWHAAGAFKRVGHSRAGLPGGPTPGSEIHRNYTDAIVSSEEIRPDYAEAFGIALDRVHAWGMPRTDVFFDAETVAATRARVRRELGVGEAERFVVYAPTFRGNGQRSAEQAPAADWPGIAAALGDGWRIGVRQHPFVAAEGVPDGTIDASVVGDMNDLLMATDVLITDYSSAIFEFALLERPILFFVPDLQEYTAARSFYRPFDHYSVGPVVSSDDELADAIRGAAVDPARLVSFREEFCSALDGRSSERIARELLGVAVVASDGPKEPVS; encoded by the coding sequence ATGCGACAGTGGCTCAGGAGGAGTCGACTGCTGCGCGCGGTCCGATTCCTGCCGTACAGCATCCCCCACGGATTCTGGCGACTCGTCGCACCGGTCAAGGCGAACCGCGTCCTGTTCCTCTCGGACTCGCACCGCGACTTCGCCGGCAACATGGCGTACCTGCGCGACGCGCTGCTGACAGTCGACTCGGGCGCCGAGATCATCGGTGTCTTCAAGCCCCGTCTGGCTTCCCGCCGCTCGCTGCGCGACGTGCTGCGCCTGCCGTACCTGATCGCCACCAGCCCGGTGATCGTGCTGGACGACTTCTACCCGCTGATCTACCGCTTCCGCATCCGGCGCGGTTCGCGACTCGTTCAGCTCTGGCATGCGGCCGGGGCGTTCAAGCGCGTCGGACACAGTCGTGCCGGCCTGCCCGGGGGGCCGACGCCGGGCAGCGAGATCCACCGCAACTACACCGACGCGATCGTCAGCTCGGAGGAGATCCGTCCCGACTACGCGGAGGCATTCGGCATCGCGCTCGATCGGGTGCACGCGTGGGGGATGCCGCGCACCGACGTGTTCTTCGATGCGGAGACCGTCGCGGCGACCCGCGCCAGGGTGCGGCGCGAGCTGGGGGTCGGCGAGGCCGAGCGGTTCGTCGTGTACGCGCCGACGTTCCGCGGCAACGGGCAGCGCAGCGCCGAGCAGGCGCCCGCCGCCGATTGGCCCGGAATCGCCGCGGCCCTGGGTGACGGCTGGCGCATCGGCGTGCGGCAGCATCCGTTCGTCGCGGCGGAGGGCGTGCCGGACGGCACGATCGACGCATCCGTCGTCGGCGACATGAACGACCTGCTGATGGCGACCGACGTGCTGATCACCGACTACTCCTCGGCGATCTTCGAGTTCGCGCTGCTGGAGCGGCCGATCCTGTTCTTCGTGCCCGACCTGCAGGAGTACACCGCCGCGCGGTCGTTCTACCGGCCGTTCGACCACTACTCGGTCGGGCCCGTGGTGTCGTCCGATGACGAGCTGGCCGACGCGATCCGCGGGGCCGCGGTCGACCCGGCGCGGCTCGTGTCGTTCCGCGAGGAGTTCTGCAGCGCACTGGACGGGCGGTCCAGCGAGCGCATCGCGCGGGAGCTGCTGGGCGTCGCCGTGGTCGCTTCGGATGGCCCGAAGGAGCCCGTCTCATGA
- a CDS encoding class I SAM-dependent methyltransferase: MNSLHERPAVVSLIGDISGQDVADLGCGAGHLAAILSAAGAGVTGVEGSEVLAGIAREAAPAATIVHHDLDTLSTS; this comes from the coding sequence TTGAACTCTCTGCACGAGCGCCCGGCCGTCGTCTCACTGATCGGTGACATCAGCGGACAGGATGTCGCCGACCTCGGCTGCGGCGCAGGACACCTGGCCGCGATCCTCAGTGCCGCGGGCGCAGGAGTCACCGGAGTCGAGGGCAGCGAGGTGCTCGCCGGGATCGCCCGGGAAGCGGCGCCGGCCGCCACGATCGTGCACCACGATCTCGACACCCTCTCGACTTCCTGA
- a CDS encoding glycosyltransferase family A protein: MSLVIPIFNMKTYLPALLESLTSQATVPCAVEIIFVDDGSTDGGDVLVSKWMDDARFSCRLIRQSNGGVSRARNVGLAAAVGEWVTFPDSDDVLDGHYLERSWRFLQSKSGRCSTIVASRVLRLNDPNGSVTDDHPLRFRFENGGRVLDMLRCPDYFQLHAASTFFRRQDLLLTGARFPEGISASEDAMFIVEHLLASPNARLGVNPGAVYLYRRRAGDSTITRYIEKPAMAYQERFEQYARILEQASSGGAVPAWLQSILLYELHWALAPWQRVGARRSVVSPQLGQRILDSIAACARFLEPDVVMAYDATALSMEIRLVLLALGGAPPPSWVPDHLDCVDVEAGRSRWRRWRLATGNATALPNGGPQIDWVRPITYFAETPLIEVYEWRAELRHGRIGDRAVWADKARRAHIGQRAFALPSRTADMRVRRVRWTGARLPVRALWSFAIEVLRRSAIGRNQSRALLARIKVAGTQRKNGGTVTIVGGDQAASTMTQVSPRNMDDLSIRARLLRAEQLVSNDPVASMAVLRRTLPRVDQWNLIILVDRVLVHDDCLALAETSARQVSLAGSPPNAVSG, from the coding sequence ATGTCATTGGTGATCCCGATCTTCAACATGAAGACCTATCTGCCGGCTCTGCTCGAGTCACTCACTTCGCAGGCGACGGTGCCTTGTGCTGTTGAGATCATCTTCGTAGACGACGGAAGTACAGACGGCGGTGATGTGCTCGTGTCGAAGTGGATGGATGACGCCCGCTTCTCCTGCCGGCTTATACGCCAGAGCAACGGCGGCGTGAGCAGAGCGCGAAACGTCGGTCTTGCCGCTGCAGTTGGCGAATGGGTAACGTTTCCGGACTCTGACGATGTGCTGGACGGTCACTATCTTGAGCGTTCGTGGAGATTCCTGCAGTCGAAGTCTGGGCGGTGCTCCACAATCGTGGCGTCACGAGTTCTGCGTCTCAACGACCCGAACGGCAGCGTCACCGACGATCATCCGCTTCGGTTTCGATTTGAGAATGGCGGAAGGGTTCTGGACATGCTACGGTGCCCGGACTACTTTCAACTCCACGCGGCGTCGACCTTCTTCCGCAGACAGGATCTGCTCCTCACAGGTGCTCGGTTCCCAGAAGGCATATCGGCGTCCGAAGACGCGATGTTCATCGTAGAGCATCTGCTGGCGTCTCCGAATGCGCGCTTGGGCGTCAATCCTGGCGCCGTCTACCTCTACCGTCGGCGCGCGGGTGATTCTACGATCACGCGTTACATCGAGAAGCCCGCTATGGCCTACCAAGAACGGTTTGAGCAGTATGCGCGCATCCTTGAGCAAGCGTCGAGCGGGGGAGCGGTGCCTGCGTGGCTGCAATCGATCCTGCTCTATGAATTGCACTGGGCGCTCGCTCCGTGGCAGCGCGTCGGCGCTCGTCGCTCCGTCGTCAGCCCTCAACTTGGTCAGCGTATTCTCGATTCGATCGCCGCTTGCGCTCGATTCTTGGAGCCCGATGTGGTGATGGCCTACGACGCAACAGCACTCTCCATGGAGATTCGGCTGGTTCTCCTCGCACTCGGTGGGGCACCGCCACCGAGTTGGGTTCCTGATCATCTCGACTGCGTGGACGTGGAGGCGGGACGAAGCCGGTGGCGGAGATGGCGTCTGGCGACGGGAAACGCAACGGCGCTCCCCAACGGAGGACCACAAATCGATTGGGTGCGGCCGATCACCTACTTTGCCGAGACGCCGTTGATTGAGGTCTACGAGTGGCGTGCGGAACTGCGACACGGGCGAATCGGGGATCGTGCGGTATGGGCGGACAAAGCACGGCGCGCGCACATTGGTCAACGGGCCTTCGCGCTACCGTCCCGAACCGCTGATATGAGGGTCAGGCGGGTTCGATGGACTGGAGCCCGACTGCCTGTCCGTGCTCTGTGGTCTTTCGCAATAGAGGTTCTTCGCCGTAGCGCCATTGGCAGGAATCAATCGCGTGCCCTGCTTGCCCGAATAAAGGTGGCGGGAACGCAGAGGAAGAACGGAGGCACTGTGACGATTGTGGGTGGTGATCAGGCTGCCTCAACGATGACGCAGGTGAGTCCGAGGAACATGGATGATTTGTCCATCCGAGCAAGGCTTCTTCGGGCAGAGCAACTCGTTTCGAACGATCCTGTCGCGTCGATGGCCGTGCTGAGACGCACGTTGCCTCGGGTCGACCAGTGGAACCTCATCATCCTCGTTGATCGAGTTCTGGTGCACGATGATTGTCTCGCCCTCGCGGAGACGAGCGCACGTCAGGTCAGCCTTGCGGGGAGTCCGCCTAACGCGGTGTCAGGATGA
- a CDS encoding methyltransferase domain-containing protein, protein MTHDSQDGVVCALVIHHLSDRPRFLAEVRRILKPGGWLVLSSTHPMADWRYFGGSYFDERWVTRTFGEATMEYQLMTMSTLVNEVADAGFVLERLVEPQPVEALRAVDAESYERWTAAPIFVALRARAGG, encoded by the coding sequence CTGACGCACGACTCGCAGGACGGCGTGGTCTGCGCACTGGTGATCCATCACCTCAGCGATCGTCCGCGCTTCCTGGCCGAGGTCCGTCGCATCCTGAAGCCCGGCGGCTGGCTCGTGCTCTCGTCCACGCATCCGATGGCGGACTGGCGCTACTTCGGCGGCTCGTACTTCGATGAGCGCTGGGTGACCCGCACGTTCGGCGAGGCGACGATGGAGTACCAGCTCATGACGATGAGCACGCTGGTCAACGAGGTCGCGGACGCCGGGTTCGTGCTCGAGCGGCTGGTCGAACCTCAACCGGTCGAGGCGCTGCGGGCTGTCGATGCCGAGAGCTACGAGCGATGGACCGCCGCACCGATCTTCGTCGCGCTCCGCGCTCGCGCCGGGGGCTGA
- a CDS encoding CDP-glycerol glycerophosphotransferase family protein gives MTTMMQRLRLDIVAAYAARLALTLVSLAMRVLPRRDKVTLLTRQSDRPPSDFALLKQAILRADPGVEVQMIAKMVPPGVIRKFGYAAHLLVEMYHVSTSRVLVVDGYSIIASATPRSDGLTVVQLWHALGALKKFGVSILGRRGGRDPKLAKAMRMHDGYDIVIASAERCRAPFADAFGVDVSKVVVAPLPRVDRLRDPAVAAKVRKRFEYLYPDLVGRKVALYAPTFRTEGLDPTVDPLDLTRAMADAGYATITKLHPLVPAPTGAGLRTAPGLSTQEMLLVADVFITDYSSAVFEAAVAGVPSYLIAPDRDEYTQRRDFYISFPDDLGLPLAETLDQLVQQVEEGAADAGTMERLLHEFVAVDDSGGVTAAADRLAQVCLPHHASHSDHPRE, from the coding sequence ATGACGACGATGATGCAGCGACTGCGACTCGACATCGTCGCCGCTTACGCGGCGCGGCTCGCGCTGACACTCGTGAGCCTTGCGATGCGGGTGCTGCCGCGTCGTGACAAGGTGACGCTGCTGACCCGGCAGAGCGATCGGCCGCCGTCGGACTTCGCACTGCTGAAGCAGGCGATCCTGCGCGCCGATCCCGGCGTCGAGGTGCAGATGATCGCAAAGATGGTGCCGCCCGGGGTGATCCGCAAGTTCGGATACGCCGCACACCTGCTGGTGGAGATGTATCACGTGTCCACGTCGCGGGTGCTGGTCGTCGACGGCTACTCGATCATCGCGTCGGCGACGCCCCGCTCCGACGGGCTGACGGTCGTGCAGCTGTGGCATGCGCTGGGTGCACTGAAGAAGTTCGGCGTCAGTATCCTGGGTCGCCGCGGCGGGCGCGACCCGAAGCTGGCCAAGGCGATGCGCATGCACGACGGCTACGACATCGTGATCGCCAGCGCCGAGCGCTGCCGCGCGCCGTTCGCCGACGCGTTCGGCGTCGACGTGTCGAAGGTGGTCGTCGCGCCGCTGCCGCGGGTGGACCGGCTGCGGGATCCGGCTGTCGCGGCGAAGGTGCGCAAGCGCTTCGAATACCTGTACCCCGATCTGGTGGGCAGGAAGGTCGCGCTGTACGCGCCGACGTTCCGCACCGAGGGCCTCGACCCCACCGTCGATCCGCTCGACCTGACGCGTGCGATGGCGGATGCCGGATACGCGACGATCACCAAGCTGCATCCGCTGGTCCCGGCGCCCACGGGCGCCGGGCTGCGCACCGCACCCGGCCTGTCGACGCAGGAGATGCTGCTGGTCGCAGACGTGTTCATCACCGACTACTCCTCGGCCGTGTTCGAGGCCGCCGTCGCCGGTGTGCCGTCATACCTCATCGCCCCCGACCGCGACGAGTACACCCAGCGCCGCGACTTCTACATCTCGTTCCCGGATGACCTGGGGCTGCCGCTCGCGGAGACTCTGGACCAGCTGGTGCAGCAGGTCGAGGAAGGGGCGGCGGATGCCGGGACGATGGAGCGGCTGCTGCACGAGTTCGTCGCCGTCGACGACAGTGGCGGGGTGACGGCGGCGGCGGATCGGCTGGCGCAGGTCTGCCTGCCTCACCATGCTTCCCACTCAGATCACCCTCGAGAATGA
- a CDS encoding bifunctional glycosyltransferase/CDP-glycerol:glycerophosphate glycerophosphotransferase, which translates to MPSTTPLISLIVAVYGVEEYLSDFLSSLDGQDLSDVEIVFIDDGSPDASHALITRWLESKAGTMRSGHLVRQENGGASSARNAGLAIATGEWLSFPDPDDILASDYLSQVRSALQGADDSLSLVATPLIMFNESDGTYRNSHPLRGMFNGGPRRLHLLDSPAALKISGATSFLRHAVLRAQDLNFDTELRPNFEDADLVTRYLAVFDDPVVQTLPSAYYYYRTRSDASSLVSSSWSKPEKYLTVPTRGWLRLAEDIAAKRGSLPRFVQNVLLYDMSWYFSADARIHTPTKGLTDEVCGAFLDSVKRVLVYIDDEAISEYVISYLSTEVRVGLLALRGADLSQFPVTLWRIDETRGLAQVKYYTTRSDSADEQFVSQGTPVEPVWSKYRGIRYFRSNLVHERIVWIPFHEGMTVSVDGVARRFQLATDAAASWTLSPALARRVGFRGSYSQRALQLNSQSSRRARLVASFRRRQTQARRILQGNSPRFFRVWDRLTRLIATRTNRYADAWVFMDRDTQAQDNAEHLYRWVSEHKPEINSWFVISKKSSDWSRLRKEGFRVVAFGSWQHTLLLLRAKHLASSHIDKYVVQPLHPKRFPGRSWNYTFLQHGVTKDDISRWLNPKPIRRIISVGPDEQEAFVGNGSPYVFTERESALTGFPRHDALLRLASMAPAERPYILVIPTWREYLLGPATGKGNSRELAPGFEESEYVRAWTTLLQSEALRLAAAEAGKQIIFVSHPNLEPHIGRLQLPDHVTVKTYATTNIQSLIANGSLLVTDYSSIAFDSAFIGTPAVYFQFDREAFFADHPHRPGYFSYGTDGFGPVTTDVSATVDSVAAAITQRGSEWEEYRARAKRFFAFRDQGACERVFTSMMSIDAT; encoded by the coding sequence ATGCCATCAACAACGCCTCTGATCAGTCTCATTGTTGCCGTCTACGGTGTCGAGGAGTACCTATCGGACTTCTTGTCCAGCCTCGATGGTCAGGACCTCTCCGACGTCGAGATTGTGTTCATCGACGACGGATCACCCGACGCGTCGCACGCCCTCATCACGAGATGGCTGGAGTCGAAGGCCGGCACTATGCGTTCCGGTCACCTCGTTCGCCAGGAGAATGGCGGAGCCAGTAGCGCCCGCAATGCGGGACTCGCGATTGCTACAGGAGAATGGCTGTCGTTTCCAGATCCGGATGACATCCTGGCATCTGATTACCTCAGCCAGGTGCGCAGCGCATTGCAGGGCGCCGATGACTCGCTCAGTCTCGTGGCGACTCCGCTGATCATGTTCAATGAGTCCGACGGGACGTATCGCAACAGCCATCCCCTGCGCGGAATGTTCAATGGAGGACCTCGACGCCTTCATTTACTGGACAGCCCTGCGGCGCTCAAGATATCCGGCGCGACAAGCTTCCTCCGACACGCCGTCCTGCGCGCTCAGGATCTGAACTTCGACACCGAGCTTCGGCCGAACTTTGAAGATGCTGATCTGGTCACACGCTATCTTGCCGTGTTTGATGATCCCGTCGTACAGACGTTGCCTTCGGCCTATTACTACTACCGCACGCGTTCGGATGCGAGTTCGCTGGTGAGCTCGAGCTGGTCGAAGCCCGAGAAGTACCTCACAGTTCCGACTCGCGGATGGTTGCGGCTCGCTGAGGACATCGCCGCGAAACGCGGCAGTCTGCCACGATTCGTGCAAAATGTCCTCCTGTATGACATGTCGTGGTATTTCAGCGCGGATGCCCGAATCCACACACCTACGAAAGGCCTGACAGACGAGGTTTGTGGCGCGTTCCTCGACTCCGTCAAGCGGGTACTCGTCTACATCGACGATGAAGCGATCTCCGAATACGTGATCTCGTATCTTTCCACCGAAGTTCGCGTCGGCCTCCTCGCACTCCGAGGGGCGGATCTTTCGCAGTTTCCCGTTACTCTTTGGCGCATCGACGAGACCCGGGGGCTCGCGCAGGTCAAGTACTACACCACCCGGTCTGATTCTGCTGATGAGCAGTTCGTATCTCAGGGCACGCCAGTTGAGCCAGTCTGGAGCAAGTACCGCGGCATCAGGTACTTCCGGAGCAACCTCGTTCATGAGCGGATCGTCTGGATTCCCTTCCACGAGGGAATGACCGTGTCCGTAGACGGCGTGGCACGACGCTTTCAGCTGGCGACAGACGCAGCCGCCTCATGGACGCTTTCGCCTGCATTGGCCCGCCGTGTCGGCTTCCGAGGCAGCTACTCGCAGCGTGCGCTGCAACTCAATAGTCAGAGCAGCCGACGCGCACGACTCGTCGCAAGTTTCAGGCGTCGACAGACACAGGCTCGCCGCATTCTGCAGGGCAACAGTCCTCGCTTCTTTCGTGTCTGGGATCGGCTCACACGTCTCATCGCCACCCGCACGAATCGCTACGCAGATGCCTGGGTGTTCATGGATCGAGACACCCAAGCTCAGGACAATGCCGAGCATCTGTACCGGTGGGTCTCGGAGCACAAGCCTGAGATCAACTCCTGGTTCGTGATTTCGAAGAAGTCGTCGGATTGGTCTCGACTCAGAAAGGAAGGGTTCCGCGTCGTTGCTTTCGGCTCATGGCAGCACACGCTTCTCCTCCTTCGCGCGAAGCATCTCGCTTCCTCGCACATCGACAAATACGTTGTCCAGCCTCTGCATCCGAAGCGGTTCCCCGGGCGGAGCTGGAACTACACCTTCTTGCAGCACGGAGTCACCAAGGACGACATCTCCCGTTGGCTGAATCCGAAGCCGATCCGGCGAATCATCTCCGTCGGCCCCGACGAGCAGGAGGCATTCGTCGGGAATGGTTCCCCTTATGTATTCACCGAGCGAGAGTCCGCCCTCACGGGGTTTCCCCGGCACGATGCACTCCTGCGGCTCGCCAGCATGGCACCTGCGGAGCGGCCCTACATCCTCGTCATCCCAACGTGGCGCGAGTACTTGCTGGGTCCTGCAACTGGCAAGGGAAACTCGCGGGAACTCGCTCCCGGCTTCGAAGAATCCGAGTACGTCCGCGCCTGGACCACGCTGCTTCAGTCGGAGGCGCTGCGCCTCGCCGCAGCTGAGGCCGGGAAGCAGATCATCTTCGTTTCCCATCCGAACCTGGAACCGCACATCGGCCGACTGCAACTGCCCGACCACGTCACGGTGAAGACATATGCAACCACCAACATTCAGAGCCTGATCGCCAACGGCTCCCTGCTGGTCACGGACTACTCGTCGATCGCGTTCGATAGCGCCTTCATCGGCACGCCCGCCGTCTACTTCCAATTCGACCGGGAAGCGTTTTTCGCTGATCATCCCCACCGCCCCGGGTACTTCTCGTACGGCACCGACGGCTTCGGACCGGTGACAACGGACGTGTCAGCGACAGTCGACTCCGTCGCGGCGGCGATCACCCAGCGCGGATCGGAATGGGAGGAGTACCGGGCACGCGCCAAGCGCTTCTTCGCGTTCCGCGATCAGGGCGCCTGCGAGCGCGTGTTCACGTCCATGATGTCAATCGACGCGACGTGA
- a CDS encoding HNH endonuclease signature motif containing protein: protein MYPVSGALLPEVYAQWQRLNDALLSPRAGAGVCFEDTPEPESPNGGADHGDDRTRAQKLHDALATILTVAARGGELPDLGGAAPTLLVTVTAADYAAGTGFAHVDGADDGPVPVRVAAQTGCAGGIQRVLFDERGRIVGLGTSARIFNALQRRAIIARDGGCIVPGCTIPATWCEIHHVNEHAAGGATHTDNGVALCWHHHRTLHLSHWQIRMRHGVPEIRGPAWWDDHRDWHPTSAARRRMLANRASP from the coding sequence GTGTACCCGGTCTCCGGCGCCCTGCTGCCCGAGGTGTACGCACAGTGGCAGCGGCTGAATGATGCGCTGCTCAGTCCGCGGGCCGGCGCTGGGGTGTGCTTCGAAGACACCCCCGAACCGGAGAGCCCGAACGGTGGGGCCGATCATGGGGATGATCGCACTCGTGCGCAGAAGCTGCACGACGCGCTCGCGACGATCCTGACCGTCGCCGCCCGCGGCGGGGAACTGCCCGACCTGGGCGGCGCCGCCCCCACCCTGCTGGTCACCGTCACCGCCGCGGACTATGCCGCAGGTACCGGGTTCGCGCATGTGGACGGCGCCGATGACGGGCCGGTCCCGGTGCGGGTGGCGGCGCAGACCGGGTGTGCGGGTGGCATCCAGCGGGTGCTGTTCGACGAGCGTGGCCGCATCGTGGGGCTGGGCACGTCCGCGCGGATCTTCAACGCGTTGCAGCGGAGGGCGATCATCGCCCGCGACGGCGGGTGCATCGTGCCGGGGTGCACGATCCCGGCGACCTGGTGCGAGATCCACCACGTGAACGAGCACGCCGCCGGCGGGGCCACGCACACCGACAACGGTGTCGCACTGTGCTGGCATCACCACCGCACCCTGCACCTGTCGCACTGGCAGATCCGGATGAGACACGGGGTCCCGGAGATCCGCGGTCCCGCCTGGTGGGACGACCACCGCGACTGGCACCCCACCAGCGCCGCGAGACGCCGCATGCTCGCGAATCGAGCCAGCCCCTGA